Proteins from a genomic interval of Neodiprion lecontei isolate iyNeoLeco1 chromosome 2, iyNeoLeco1.1, whole genome shotgun sequence:
- the LOC124293114 gene encoding uncharacterized protein LOC124293114 has protein sequence MAPTIKRTPVKTRSRITNKPRRSEPDISKAGNSQIRNNTGEMEGELERLKEEMASFAGLRNAIEQLQAQQATNAQLANEVALLKLQNEQQRQALQQIQNPVQQPVTNNDQISVKMCEGRV, from the exons ATGGCACCAACGATTAAAAGAACACCTGTTAAAACTAGGTCAAGGATCACAAATAAACCAAGGAGGTCAGAACCTGACATATCAAAAGCAGGCAATAgtcaaatacgaaataatacaGGCGAGATGGAGGGAGAACTGGAGCGTTTGAAGGAGGAAATGGCGAGTTTCGCGGGTTTACGAAATGCGATTGAACAGCTACAGGCACAACAAGCAACTAACGCACAGCTGGCAAACGAAGTCGCATTGTTGAAGCTCCAGAACGAACAACAAAGACAGGCTCTTCAACAGATACAGAATCCAGTTCAACAACCAGTTACCAATAACGATCAAATATCG gttAAAATGTGTGAAGGAAGAGTGTAA